A single region of the Corvus hawaiiensis isolate bCorHaw1 chromosome 27, bCorHaw1.pri.cur, whole genome shotgun sequence genome encodes:
- the RHOBTB2 gene encoding rho-related BTB domain-containing protein 2 isoform X4 — translation MWKRWQPEQPGSQLMDSDMDYERPNVETIKCVVVGDNAVGKTRLICARACNATLTQYQLLATHVPTVWAIDQYRVCQEVLERSRDVVDDVSVSLRLWDTFGDHHKDRRFAYGRSDVVVLCFSIANPNSLHHVKTMWYPEIKHFCPRAPVILVGCQLDLRYADLEAVNRARRPLARPIKPNEILPPEKGREVAKELGIPYYETSVVAQFGVKDVFDNAIRAALISRRHLQFWKSHLRNVQRPLLQAPFLPPKPPPPIIIVPDPPSNNEERPAHLLEDPLCADVILVLQEKIKIYAHKIYLSTSSSKFYDLFLMDLSEEDQQSTAGHGFGVAVTAAAERMLHQEERHHGRDFLLRAASFDICESAEEAGPGQRKPCLRASTSDGILRGNHYENGERGLRRGRNLSSWSRAFTSIQEEMAEDPLTYKSKLMVVVKMDASIQPGPFRAVLKYLYTGELDENERDLMHIAHIAELLEVFDLRMMVANILNNEAFMNQEITKAFHVRRTNRVKECLAKGTFSDVTFVLDDGAISAHKPLLISSCDWMAAMFGGPFVESSTNEVALPHTSKSCMRAVLEYLYTGQFSSSPDLDDMKLIILANRLCLPHLVALTEQYTVTGLMEAAQMMVDIDGDVLVFLELAQFHCAYQLADWCLHHICTNYNNVCRKFPRDMKAMSGENQEYFEKHRWPPVWYLKEEDHYQRAKKEREKEDYLHLKRQPKRRWLFWNASSSPSSSPSSSAATASSSSSSSSSSSAVV, via the exons ATCGACCAGTACCGCGTCTGCCAGGAG GTGCTGGAGCGCTCCCGGGATGTGGTAGACGATGTCAGCGTGTCCTTGCGCCTCTGGGACACCTTTGGTGACCACCACAAGGACAGGCGCTTTGCTTACGGCAG GTCCGACGTTGTGGTTTTGTGCTTCTCCATCGCCAACCCCAACTCCCTGCACCATGTGAAGACCATGTGGTACCCGGAGATCAAACACTTCTGTCCCCGCGCCCCCGTCATCCTGGTGGGCTGCCAGCTCGACCTGCGCTACGCCGACCTGGAGGCCGTCAACCGGGCACGGCGACCCTTGGCCAG GCCAATCAAACCTAACGAGATCCTTCCCCCGGAGAAGGGCAGGGAGGTCGCCAAGGAGCTGGGGATCCCTTATTACGAGACGAGCGTGGTGGCCCAGTTTGGCGTCAAGGACGTCTTTGACAACGCCATCCGTGCCGCCCTCATCTCCCGCCGCCACCTGCAGTTCTGGAAGTCCCACCTGCGCAACGTGCAGCGgcccctgctccaagccccgttcCTGCCCCCCAAGCCCCCTCCTCCCATCATCATTGTCCCGGACCCCCCTTCCAACAACGAGGAGCGTCCAGCCCACCTCCTGGAGGACCCCCTGTGCGCGGACGTCATCCTGGTGCTGCAAGAGAAGATCAAAATCTACGCACACAAGATCTAcctctccacctcctcctccaagTTTTACGACCTGTTCCTCATGGACCTGAGCGAGGAGGACCAGCAGAGCACCGCAGGGCACGGCTTCGGGGTGGCCGTCACCGCGGCCGCCGAGCGGATGCTGCACCAGGAGGAGAGGCACCACGGGCGGGATTTCCTCCTGCGGGCCGCCAGCTTCGACATCTGTGAGAGCGCCGAGGAGGCCGGACCCGGCCAGCGCAAACCGTGCCTTAGAGCCTCCACCAGTGACGGGATCCTGCGGGGCAACCACTACGAGAACGGCGAGCGCgggctgcggcggggccggaACCTCTCCTCGTGGAGCCGGGCCTTCACCAGCATCCAGGAGGAGATGGCCGAGGACCCGCTGACCTACAAGTCCAAGCTGATGGTGGTGGTGAAGATGGACGCGTCCATCCAGCCGGGTCCTTTCCGGGCCGTGCTGAAGTACCTGTACACGGGCGAGCTGGACGAGAACGAGCGGGACCTCATGCACATCGCTCacattgctgagctgctggaggtgtTCGACCTGCGCATGATGGTGGCCAACATCCTCAACAACGAGGCGTTCATGAACCAGGAGATCACCAAAGCCTTCCATGTCCGGAGGACCAACCGGGTGAAGGAATGCCTGGCCAAGGGGACTTTCTCGG ATGTCACCTTCGTGCTGGATGATGGTGCTATCAGTGCCCACAAGCCCCTGCTCATCTCCAGCTGCGACTGGATGGCCGCTATGTTCGGCGGCCCCTTCGTGGAGAGCTCCACCAACGAG GTGGCACTTCCTCACACCAGCAAGAGCTGCATGCGGGCGGTGCTGGAGTACCTGTACACGGGGCAGTTCAGCTCCAGCCCCGACCTGGACGACATGAAGCTCATCATCCTCGCCAACCGCCTCTGCCTGCCGCACCTGGTGGCTCTCACAG AGCAGTACACGGTCACCGGCCTGATGGAGGCGGCGCAGATGATGGTGGACATCGATGGGGACGTGCTCgtgttcctggagctggctCAG TTCCACTGCGCCTACCAGCTCGCCGACTGGTGCCTGCACCACATCTGCACCAACTACAACAACGTCTGCCGCAAGTTCCCGCGGGACATGAAGGCCATGTCAGGAG AAAACCAGGAGTACTTCGAGAAGCACCGCTGGCCGCCGGTGTGGTACCTGAAGGAGGAGGATCACTACCAGCGGGCGAAGAAGGAGCGGGAGAAGGAAGACTACCTCCACCTCAAACGGCAGCCCAAGAGGCGGTGGCTCTTCTGGAacgcctcctcctccccttcttcctctccttcatcGTCggcagccacagcctcctcttcctcctcctcctcctcctcctcctcggctGTGGTTTGA
- the RHOBTB2 gene encoding rho-related BTB domain-containing protein 2 isoform X3 has protein sequence MERQIPVLRVRSQLMDSDMDYERPNVETIKCVVVGDNAVGKTRLICARACNATLTQYQLLATHVPTVWAIDQYRVCQEVLERSRDVVDDVSVSLRLWDTFGDHHKDRRFAYGRSDVVVLCFSIANPNSLHHVKTMWYPEIKHFCPRAPVILVGCQLDLRYADLEAVNRARRPLARPIKPNEILPPEKGREVAKELGIPYYETSVVAQFGVKDVFDNAIRAALISRRHLQFWKSHLRNVQRPLLQAPFLPPKPPPPIIIVPDPPSNNEERPAHLLEDPLCADVILVLQEKIKIYAHKIYLSTSSSKFYDLFLMDLSEEDQQSTAGHGFGVAVTAAAERMLHQEERHHGRDFLLRAASFDICESAEEAGPGQRKPCLRASTSDGILRGNHYENGERGLRRGRNLSSWSRAFTSIQEEMAEDPLTYKSKLMVVVKMDASIQPGPFRAVLKYLYTGELDENERDLMHIAHIAELLEVFDLRMMVANILNNEAFMNQEITKAFHVRRTNRVKECLAKGTFSDVTFVLDDGAISAHKPLLISSCDWMAAMFGGPFVESSTNEVALPHTSKSCMRAVLEYLYTGQFSSSPDLDDMKLIILANRLCLPHLVALTEQYTVTGLMEAAQMMVDIDGDVLVFLELAQFHCAYQLADWCLHHICTNYNNVCRKFPRDMKAMSGENQEYFEKHRWPPVWYLKEEDHYQRAKKEREKEDYLHLKRQPKRRWLFWNASSSPSSSPSSSAATASSSSSSSSSSSAVV, from the exons ATCGACCAGTACCGCGTCTGCCAGGAG GTGCTGGAGCGCTCCCGGGATGTGGTAGACGATGTCAGCGTGTCCTTGCGCCTCTGGGACACCTTTGGTGACCACCACAAGGACAGGCGCTTTGCTTACGGCAG GTCCGACGTTGTGGTTTTGTGCTTCTCCATCGCCAACCCCAACTCCCTGCACCATGTGAAGACCATGTGGTACCCGGAGATCAAACACTTCTGTCCCCGCGCCCCCGTCATCCTGGTGGGCTGCCAGCTCGACCTGCGCTACGCCGACCTGGAGGCCGTCAACCGGGCACGGCGACCCTTGGCCAG GCCAATCAAACCTAACGAGATCCTTCCCCCGGAGAAGGGCAGGGAGGTCGCCAAGGAGCTGGGGATCCCTTATTACGAGACGAGCGTGGTGGCCCAGTTTGGCGTCAAGGACGTCTTTGACAACGCCATCCGTGCCGCCCTCATCTCCCGCCGCCACCTGCAGTTCTGGAAGTCCCACCTGCGCAACGTGCAGCGgcccctgctccaagccccgttcCTGCCCCCCAAGCCCCCTCCTCCCATCATCATTGTCCCGGACCCCCCTTCCAACAACGAGGAGCGTCCAGCCCACCTCCTGGAGGACCCCCTGTGCGCGGACGTCATCCTGGTGCTGCAAGAGAAGATCAAAATCTACGCACACAAGATCTAcctctccacctcctcctccaagTTTTACGACCTGTTCCTCATGGACCTGAGCGAGGAGGACCAGCAGAGCACCGCAGGGCACGGCTTCGGGGTGGCCGTCACCGCGGCCGCCGAGCGGATGCTGCACCAGGAGGAGAGGCACCACGGGCGGGATTTCCTCCTGCGGGCCGCCAGCTTCGACATCTGTGAGAGCGCCGAGGAGGCCGGACCCGGCCAGCGCAAACCGTGCCTTAGAGCCTCCACCAGTGACGGGATCCTGCGGGGCAACCACTACGAGAACGGCGAGCGCgggctgcggcggggccggaACCTCTCCTCGTGGAGCCGGGCCTTCACCAGCATCCAGGAGGAGATGGCCGAGGACCCGCTGACCTACAAGTCCAAGCTGATGGTGGTGGTGAAGATGGACGCGTCCATCCAGCCGGGTCCTTTCCGGGCCGTGCTGAAGTACCTGTACACGGGCGAGCTGGACGAGAACGAGCGGGACCTCATGCACATCGCTCacattgctgagctgctggaggtgtTCGACCTGCGCATGATGGTGGCCAACATCCTCAACAACGAGGCGTTCATGAACCAGGAGATCACCAAAGCCTTCCATGTCCGGAGGACCAACCGGGTGAAGGAATGCCTGGCCAAGGGGACTTTCTCGG ATGTCACCTTCGTGCTGGATGATGGTGCTATCAGTGCCCACAAGCCCCTGCTCATCTCCAGCTGCGACTGGATGGCCGCTATGTTCGGCGGCCCCTTCGTGGAGAGCTCCACCAACGAG GTGGCACTTCCTCACACCAGCAAGAGCTGCATGCGGGCGGTGCTGGAGTACCTGTACACGGGGCAGTTCAGCTCCAGCCCCGACCTGGACGACATGAAGCTCATCATCCTCGCCAACCGCCTCTGCCTGCCGCACCTGGTGGCTCTCACAG AGCAGTACACGGTCACCGGCCTGATGGAGGCGGCGCAGATGATGGTGGACATCGATGGGGACGTGCTCgtgttcctggagctggctCAG TTCCACTGCGCCTACCAGCTCGCCGACTGGTGCCTGCACCACATCTGCACCAACTACAACAACGTCTGCCGCAAGTTCCCGCGGGACATGAAGGCCATGTCAGGAG AAAACCAGGAGTACTTCGAGAAGCACCGCTGGCCGCCGGTGTGGTACCTGAAGGAGGAGGATCACTACCAGCGGGCGAAGAAGGAGCGGGAGAAGGAAGACTACCTCCACCTCAAACGGCAGCCCAAGAGGCGGTGGCTCTTCTGGAacgcctcctcctccccttcttcctctccttcatcGTCggcagccacagcctcctcttcctcctcctcctcctcctcctcctcggctGTGGTTTGA
- the RHOBTB2 gene encoding rho-related BTB domain-containing protein 2 isoform X1 — protein sequence MDSDMDYERPNVETIKCVVVGDNAVGKTRLICARACNATLTQYQLLATHVPTVWAIDQYRVCQEVLERSRDVVDDVSVSLRLWDTFGDHHKDRRFAYGRSDVVVLCFSIANPNSLHHVKTMWYPEIKHFCPRAPVILVGCQLDLRYADLEAVNRARRPLARPIKPNEILPPEKGREVAKELGIPYYETSVVAQFGVKDVFDNAIRAALISRRHLQFWKSHLRNVQRPLLQAPFLPPKPPPPIIIVPDPPSNNEERPAHLLEDPLCADVILVLQEKIKIYAHKIYLSTSSSKFYDLFLMDLSEEDQQSTAGHGFGVAVTAAAERMLHQEERHHGRDFLLRAASFDICESAEEAGPGQRKPCLRASTSDGILRGNHYENGERGLRRGRNLSSWSRAFTSIQEEMAEDPLTYKSKLMVVVKMDASIQPGPFRAVLKYLYTGELDENERDLMHIAHIAELLEVFDLRMMVANILNNEAFMNQEITKAFHVRRTNRVKECLAKGTFSDVTFVLDDGAISAHKPLLISSCDWMAAMFGGPFVESSTNEVALPHTSKSCMRAVLEYLYTGQFSSSPDLDDMKLIILANRLCLPHLVALTEQYTVTGLMEAAQMMVDIDGDVLVFLELAQFHCAYQLADWCLHHICTNYNNVCRKFPRDMKAMSGENQEYFEKHRWPPVWYLKEEDHYQRAKKEREKEDYLHLKRQPKRRWLFWNASSSPSSSPSSSAATASSSSSSSSSSSAVV from the exons ATCGACCAGTACCGCGTCTGCCAGGAG GTGCTGGAGCGCTCCCGGGATGTGGTAGACGATGTCAGCGTGTCCTTGCGCCTCTGGGACACCTTTGGTGACCACCACAAGGACAGGCGCTTTGCTTACGGCAG GTCCGACGTTGTGGTTTTGTGCTTCTCCATCGCCAACCCCAACTCCCTGCACCATGTGAAGACCATGTGGTACCCGGAGATCAAACACTTCTGTCCCCGCGCCCCCGTCATCCTGGTGGGCTGCCAGCTCGACCTGCGCTACGCCGACCTGGAGGCCGTCAACCGGGCACGGCGACCCTTGGCCAG GCCAATCAAACCTAACGAGATCCTTCCCCCGGAGAAGGGCAGGGAGGTCGCCAAGGAGCTGGGGATCCCTTATTACGAGACGAGCGTGGTGGCCCAGTTTGGCGTCAAGGACGTCTTTGACAACGCCATCCGTGCCGCCCTCATCTCCCGCCGCCACCTGCAGTTCTGGAAGTCCCACCTGCGCAACGTGCAGCGgcccctgctccaagccccgttcCTGCCCCCCAAGCCCCCTCCTCCCATCATCATTGTCCCGGACCCCCCTTCCAACAACGAGGAGCGTCCAGCCCACCTCCTGGAGGACCCCCTGTGCGCGGACGTCATCCTGGTGCTGCAAGAGAAGATCAAAATCTACGCACACAAGATCTAcctctccacctcctcctccaagTTTTACGACCTGTTCCTCATGGACCTGAGCGAGGAGGACCAGCAGAGCACCGCAGGGCACGGCTTCGGGGTGGCCGTCACCGCGGCCGCCGAGCGGATGCTGCACCAGGAGGAGAGGCACCACGGGCGGGATTTCCTCCTGCGGGCCGCCAGCTTCGACATCTGTGAGAGCGCCGAGGAGGCCGGACCCGGCCAGCGCAAACCGTGCCTTAGAGCCTCCACCAGTGACGGGATCCTGCGGGGCAACCACTACGAGAACGGCGAGCGCgggctgcggcggggccggaACCTCTCCTCGTGGAGCCGGGCCTTCACCAGCATCCAGGAGGAGATGGCCGAGGACCCGCTGACCTACAAGTCCAAGCTGATGGTGGTGGTGAAGATGGACGCGTCCATCCAGCCGGGTCCTTTCCGGGCCGTGCTGAAGTACCTGTACACGGGCGAGCTGGACGAGAACGAGCGGGACCTCATGCACATCGCTCacattgctgagctgctggaggtgtTCGACCTGCGCATGATGGTGGCCAACATCCTCAACAACGAGGCGTTCATGAACCAGGAGATCACCAAAGCCTTCCATGTCCGGAGGACCAACCGGGTGAAGGAATGCCTGGCCAAGGGGACTTTCTCGG ATGTCACCTTCGTGCTGGATGATGGTGCTATCAGTGCCCACAAGCCCCTGCTCATCTCCAGCTGCGACTGGATGGCCGCTATGTTCGGCGGCCCCTTCGTGGAGAGCTCCACCAACGAG GTGGCACTTCCTCACACCAGCAAGAGCTGCATGCGGGCGGTGCTGGAGTACCTGTACACGGGGCAGTTCAGCTCCAGCCCCGACCTGGACGACATGAAGCTCATCATCCTCGCCAACCGCCTCTGCCTGCCGCACCTGGTGGCTCTCACAG AGCAGTACACGGTCACCGGCCTGATGGAGGCGGCGCAGATGATGGTGGACATCGATGGGGACGTGCTCgtgttcctggagctggctCAG TTCCACTGCGCCTACCAGCTCGCCGACTGGTGCCTGCACCACATCTGCACCAACTACAACAACGTCTGCCGCAAGTTCCCGCGGGACATGAAGGCCATGTCAGGAG AAAACCAGGAGTACTTCGAGAAGCACCGCTGGCCGCCGGTGTGGTACCTGAAGGAGGAGGATCACTACCAGCGGGCGAAGAAGGAGCGGGAGAAGGAAGACTACCTCCACCTCAAACGGCAGCCCAAGAGGCGGTGGCTCTTCTGGAacgcctcctcctccccttcttcctctccttcatcGTCggcagccacagcctcctcttcctcctcctcctcctcctcctcctcggctGTGGTTTGA